In Pseudoliparis swirei isolate HS2019 ecotype Mariana Trench chromosome 2, NWPU_hadal_v1, whole genome shotgun sequence, the following are encoded in one genomic region:
- the tpt1 gene encoding translationally-controlled tumor protein homolog, translating to MIIYRCIISNDEMFSDSFKMKESENGIFYEVEGKLVTRSEGFDDSLIGANASAEEAAEGADASSVSGVDIILNHSLRETGFTKKLYLAYFKKYVKAIRDNLEVTNPERVPAFMEEVQKEAKKIVNNITNYQFYMGENMHPDGMMALLDYREDGITPFMLFFKDGLLVEKC from the exons ATGATCATCTACCGGTGCATTATCTCGA ACGATGAGATGTTCTCGGACAGCTTCAAAATGAAGGAATCAGAGAATGGCATCTTCTATGAAGTTGAAGGAAAG CTGGTCACCAGGTCGGAGGGCTTTGACGACTCGCTGATCGGGGCCAACGCGTCTGCTGAAGAAGCTGCCGAGGGAGCTGACGCGAGCTCCGTCTCTGGAGTCGACATCATCCTCAACCACTCACTGCGCGAGACGGGCTTTACCAAGAAGCTGTATCTAGCCTACTTCAAGAAATACGTTAAAGC CATTAGGGACAACCTGGAAGTGACCAATCCAGAGAGAGTGCCGGCCTTCATGGAAGAAGTCCAAAAAGAAGCGAAGAAGATTGTCAATAACATTACCAACTACCAG TTTTACATGGGGGAGAACATGCACCCAGATGGCATGATGGCGCTGCTGGACTACCGCGAGGACGGAATTACACCATTCATGCTTTTCTTTAAAGATGGTCTCTTAGTCGAGAAATGC TAA
- the LOC130205217 gene encoding general transcription factor IIF subunit 2-like, producing MSNKAEVNLTGVKQSKGVWLVKVPKYLSVQWDKATEKREVGKITIGKKQGKTDVCFTLNEDLTTLGYVGDKDASLKVPRVHPFTMHTAGGQTLAIFSQSDTDGLSLEGMVVHRAECRPVVNDDYMRLKKLQLKESTKPQRLSQQLEKAVTTIFKPVANHDFNLEHEKKKKSDGKMVRAERQIVLDMLFSAFEKHQYYNIKDLVDITKQPVTYLKEIVRDIGVYNSKGAHKSTWELKPEYRHYQSAEEEEMQNA from the exons ATGTCAAACAAAGCGGAGGTTAATCTAACTGGAGTCAAACAAAGCAAAGGCGTGTGGCTTGTTAAG GTTCCCAAGTATTTATCTGTGCAATGGGACAAGGCCACAGAAAAGCGAGAAGTTGGAAAGATTACCATCGGAAA GAAACAAGGCAAAACAGAC GTATGTTTCACTCTGAATGAGGATCTGACTACCCTGGGCTATGTGGGGGACAAGGATGCATCGCTGAAGGTCCCGAGAGTCCACCCCTTCACTATGCACACAGCGGGAGGACAGACCTTGGCCATCTTCAGTCAGAGCGACACAG ATGGCctcagtctggaggggatggtGGTGCACAGAGCTGAATGCAGACCGGTCGTCAACGACGACTACATGAGGCTGAAGAA gCTGCAGCTTAAAGAGTCCACGAAGCCTCAGCGTTTGTCACAGCAGCTGGAGAAAGCGGTCACGACCATCTTCAAGCCTGTGGCCAACCACGACTTCAAT CTGGagcacgagaagaagaagaagtcggaCGGGAAAATGGTGAGAGCTGAGCGGCAGATCGTGTTGGACATGCTCTTCTCCGCCTTTGAGAAGCACCAGTACTACAACATTAAGGACTTAGTGGACATCACCAAACAACCTGTT ACGTACCTGAAGGAGATCGTGAGGGACATCGGGGTGTACAACAGCAAAGGGGCTCACAAGAGCACCTGGGAGCTGAAGCCAGAGTACCGGCACTACCAGtctgctgaggaagaggagatgcaaAACGCCTGA
- the kctd4 gene encoding BTB/POZ domain-containing protein KCTD4: MEWNLRRMESELRHINPDLLQPSKSFKKPSSGTITINVGGFLYTAHRTTLVKQQGSFLEELANGKRPVQHTDSMGNPFIDRDGPVFRHVLNYLRTGELQLPDDFREAGLLRREADFYRLSGLVEAVIDWERQRAAQREPAFLEMTDSHERSQGLKVYCSDSTLIDKVKGRLVQISKSRLDGFPEEFVVSSNVIQFRHFIKSEPGSRLVLKEDSTFLCTLECLKLETVMLALKSGFKLVTSLDSSKGSVVTAEALHFVK, encoded by the coding sequence ATGGAATGGAACCTCAGAAGGATGGAAAGTGAACTGAGGCACATCAACCCGGACCTGCTGCAGCCCAGCAAAAGCTTCAAGAAGCCCTCTTCTGGTACCATCACCATCAATGTGGGGGGATTCCTGTACACCGCCCATCGGACCACGCTGGTCAAACAACAGGGTTCTTTTCTGGAAGAGCTGGCCAACGGTAAGAGGCCGGTTCAGCACACCGATTCCATGGGCAACCCATTTATTGATAGAGACGGTCCAGTTTTCCGCCATGTGCTCAACTACCTCCGAACCGGAGAGCTCCAGCTGCCCGACGACTTCCGGGAGGCAGGGCTGCTGCGACGGGAGGCTGATTTTTACCGTCTGAGCGGACTGGTGGAAGCCGTCATTGACTGGGAAAGGCAGAGGGCGGCCCAGCGGGAGCCCGCCTTTTTGGAGATGACGGACAGCCATGAGAGGTCGCAGGGCCTCAAGGTGTACTGCAGTGACTCCACCTTAATCGACAAGGTCAAAGGGCGGCTGGTGCAGATCTCCAAGAGCCGCCTGGACGGCTTTCCGGAAGAATTTGTGGTGTCGTCCAACGTGATCCAGTTCCGACACTTCATCAAGTCGGAGCCGGGCTCGCGGCTCGTACTGAAGGAGGACAGCACATTCTTGTGCACACTTGAATGTCTGAAACTAGAGACCGTGATGCTGGCGCTAAAATCTGGCTTCAAGCTGGTCACCAGCCTCGACAGCAGCAAAGGCTCCGTGGTGACGGCTGAGGCTCTGCACTTTGTCAAGTAG